In the Streptomyces sp. SJL17-4 genome, CGGATGGCCTCCAGGCTCTGGTCCGTACCCCGCCCCCACAGCTGGCCTGTCACACGCATCACACCGCTGAACGCCGCCACCGCGATCCGGGGGCGCGGGTCCGCGTCGACGTCGAGGCCCTCCCGCTCGGCGATGATCCGGGCGAGGGTCTCCTCCATCTCCGTGGAGCGGCGCAGATGGACGGCGAGCAGCGCGGGCGTCGACTCGATCAGCTGGAAGGAGCGCAGATAGAGCTCCAGCGGTACGACCTCGGTGATGGCGTCGCCGATGGTGTCCCAGCCGGAGAGCACGGCGTTGCGCATGGCGTCGAACGGGCCCTCGCCGGGGGGCCGCTGCCGGAGGGCCTCGATGAAACGCTCCTCCACCATGTGCTGGACGGCGAAGGCGACCTCCTCCTTGGAGGAGAAGTAGCGGAAGAAGGTGCGCTGGGAGACCTCGACGGTGTCGACGATCTCGTCGACGGTCGTCCGCTCGTAGCCGTGCGTGGTGAAGAGCTCGAGGGCCACCTTGATCAGCGCCTCGCGCGTACGTTGCTTCTTCCGCTCCCGCAGGCCGGGCAAGGTCACGTCAGGATCCTCTTTTCACGCATTTCGTCCGGCTCAGCCTACCTGTGAGCTACGTGACAGTTACCGGCGTGTGAATCGCTTTGTCAATTGTCAGTGACTGTCACTAGCCTCGTTCGCATGACTAGTCAGACCACCGTGGAAAAGGCCCCGCAGGGCCAGGGGGACGCCCGGGAACCCGTACCGGCCCCGGCGAAGGGACTGCGTGGCCATCCGTGGTTGACGTTGTTCGGAGTCGCGGTCGGCGTCATGATGGTCGCGCTCGACGGCACGATCGTCGCCATCGCCAACCCCGCCATCAAGACCGACCTCGGCGCCTCCCTCGCCCAGGTCCAGTGGATCACCAACGGCTATCTGCTCGCCCTGGCCGTCGCGCTGATCACCGCCGGCAAGCTCGGTGACCGCTTCGGCCACCGGCAGACCTTCCTCATCGGCATCGCCGGCTTCGCCCTCGCCTCCGGCGCCATCGGCCTCTCCGACTCCATCGGGGCCGTGATCGCCTTCCGTGTCCTCCAGGGCCTCTTCGGCGCCCTGCTCATGCCG is a window encoding:
- a CDS encoding TetR family transcriptional regulator; this translates as MTLPGLRERKKQRTREALIKVALELFTTHGYERTTVDEIVDTVEVSQRTFFRYFSSKEEVAFAVQHMVEERFIEALRQRPPGEGPFDAMRNAVLSGWDTIGDAITEVVPLELYLRSFQLIESTPALLAVHLRRSTEMEETLARIIAEREGLDVDADPRPRIAVAAFSGVMRVTGQLWGRGTDQSLEAIRALTERYLDHLGPALAPRWRDRI